The window gatgTATtgcatgaggtcgcgctggcacttCACATGatcggagatagacgagaagttgtggtttaaaagtgcatattttttatatctcttgtaaaaaatgacaatcgtttcactagacaagacccccacgccTCATCCGGGATCGTCCAGAGTCCTCCGAAACTGCgattttaaactgcatcaaaactgttacgtgttggggtccaccaaagtccatcaaaatgagaaaaatcctggaatgttttctccaaaaaacataatttctttctcgactgaacaaagaaagacaccaacaccctggatgacatggtggtaagcaaattatctggattttttttaagaaaatggactaatcctttaactgtTTACCTATTAACTATGTTGATTTTTCGCAACATGTTGTCTCTCTAAAAACCACAGCAAATCAAATTTAATAATTCAGTAATTATGGGAATAAAAAGGGCATAACTACTTGAATATATGAAACAGGTATGCATCAAAGAAAACAAGGTATAATTTACATGGAAAATTTTGACCGGGGAATACGTTTTGATGCTTTCTATAACCTTTACGATTGGGGAACAGATTACTGAATAAGAGAGGACACAGGGTAGCCTCCACTTTCGGCCGTGTGCTGAACCGTATGCTCCTGAAGAGCTCCCAAATCCGCGAAACGTTCTCCACACCACACACACTTAAACTGGGCATCTCTGGCATGCACGCTTTGATGCTTGGCCAGGTGCTCACGTTGCTTGAAGCCCTTGTCGCAGCTAGCACACTTATAAGGCTTCTCCCCGGTGTGGACGCGTCTATGCCTCTGCATCTCTGAGGAGTACTTGAAGCGTTTTTCGCAGTCGGGACACTTCAAAGGTTTTTCCCTCGACGGGTCGCATCGGTGCTGCACGAACTCCGAGGAGGACAGGAAGCGACGGTCACACAGCGAGCATTTGAGAGGCTTCTCGGTGCAGTGGGAATTCTGATGCCTCTGCAGCGTGGTTGCCTTTTTGTAAGCCTTTCCGCACACGTCGCACTTGTAGGGCTTGTCTGGATTCGTGGGCGTCGATGAGGCCTCGCCACATTTGTGACGCAGAAGCTCACCGGACTGACTGAAGCCCTTGCCGCAGGAGGCGCACTTGAAGAGGTTATCCATGCCGTGAACGTGCTGATGGTACAACAGGTGGGACGGCTGCAGGAAGCCCTTGTCGCACAGGTTGCATTTGAAGGGGCGGTCGGCGGAGGCCTTGTGCGTGCGCCGATGCCGCACCAGGGCGTACTGCTGTTTAAAGCTCATCTGGCAATCTTCGCAATGAAACGGGCGTTCTTCGGAGTGCGTACGCTCGTGCTGCCTCAGGTCGGACGGACGCTTGAAGCCCTTCCCGCACGTGGCGCAGCGAAACGGTCGGGCGCCCTGCGGCTGACACTGGTGGTGCAGAAGCTCGGAAGACTCTTTGAAATGCAACTCGCAGAGGTTGCACTTGAACAGGTGCTCGCCCGAGTGGGCGTACATGTGCCGCACGAGGTGAGAGCGATGCTTGAAGCTCTTCTCGCACACTGCGCACTTAAACGGCCGTTCGGAGCTGTGCGTGCGCTGATGGTGGGCCAGGTGAGAGGATTGGCTAAAGCTTTTGTCACACGTTTCACATTTAAACGGCTTCTCGCCTGTGTGGACGCGCTCGTGACGGGTCAGCTCGGACAAATGACGAAATCCTTTGGAACACACAGAACACTTGTAGGGCTTCTCAGGCTGTGAAGGTTCGAAAGTAGGTTGGCCGGACGTCCCAACGGCAGCGCTGCCGCTGGACGACGCTTCATCGTTCGCCGGCTGCCCTGCATTGCTGGTGGACGAAGTGGGCGTGGCATTTCCAGAGGAACCTGGTCGATAGGTTTTTTCACATATGGAGCACTTCATAGGGTTAGTGCTGTTATGGGCATTGTGGTGCTGTGCTAAAGAGGTCAGCAGGGAGAATCCCATCTTGCACACTCCACACACAAAAGGTTTCTGCTCCACCTGCACGCACTGGTGTTCCAACAAATCAGTGGCTTGGTGGAAGATCTTAAGGCACTGCGTGCACTGGAAAGACCGATCTTGGCTAACCATGCACTGGTGCTCGTGCGGATTAGCCAGATGAGAGATGTCATGGCCACACGCGCCACACTTGTGCCCGCCCTCGTTGCCTACGTGAAGCGAGGGCTGCTGCGCTTGCGCCGGATGCTGCTGTTGGTTGTGCTGCTGCTGACCATGATGCTGCTGTGgttgttgttgctgctgctggGACTGTTGCTGTTGGAGGGCCGTGTCAAGGACGATGCCATAGACGGCGCATCCCAGAGCGTCCGCCCCTGGAGGTATGGTGTGCACCACTGGAGGCGGGGCAACAGAGTGCTGCTGCCACGCCTCCGTCATACGGGCTCTGGTGTACGGATTCAGCTTTGTGCCGTAGTTGGACCTCTTACCGTGTGAATCCAGGGGGAAGGGATTATTGGACTGCCCACGATGGGAGACGTGGGGAGGCAGAGAGGAACTTATTTTGACAGTTCTTGTGAAAACGACAGCTGAAGAAAAATCGAATTGTTCCTTCGGGAAAGCTCTTTGGTGCACAGGGATGCGAGTATCCGCCCAAGGTGCGTTTGTGTAGGATAGTGGACTTGGTTGACTTGGTGAAGAAGATTAACCTTTAGTTATCATCATCTGATTTAGCCCTATAAGGAACAAACAAGGACATGGTTAGGACGGGATGAAAAATTACAATGCAATGCTCCAAACATCTAGGGCACAGAGCGAATGCCCCTTAATCCACAATATTTAAATGTCCCTCTCACTGAATAAATGAGTGCTTTCCCAAATCATACATGGGTTATACATGAAATAACACACAAGGATGCATTTGTTTACACAAAACTTACCTATAATATATGCTATGTGCATATACCAATGACAGTTTTTAACATAGACCAGCTCAACATTAAATTATCCAAAATGTATGTGAAACATATATTAAACAGGCATGTTTTCAAACCACCGGAAAAACACACAGCTTCGCAAAATGGCTAACGAATACCGGCTAACATGCTAACTTTAGCTTTAGCACATTTTTATCCTGACATACACGTCTTATTCCATTATAATCACAAATGCATTTACCTTCTTTAGTACCGGGTACCATGCATGTTTATTCCCAAGAATAAAATAAGCACATAATCGTCTGTAAGGCCGCGAATGCTCCTCAGGTCCGCGGTGTCTCCTAGGCCGCACCCCCCGCTCCGTGCCTACAAAAACACGCGAAACCCCGCCAACTCTCCAGTCGCTCggtaaaaacaaaaatttcCAGGTTTTTCGGCGTTTGCATTGCATTTAATGGAGCAGGTTATTGGGGAGAGCCCAATACATAGTGTGTGTTTTATTTCGGTCTGAGCCCGCTGACCACCAAAACCCCGACAGCTGCACGGGAGCCTGTATAACACATAATTGGgcatcctaacaaaccataccgGAACTTCATTTATTTTACTCAAAAACGCATTTGGATGTACAGGTTCAAACCTCGAACAACATAAATACGCATTAAAGTGTGACTATTACTAGTTTAAAGAAATGTCCAGttgatattttattataaatatcatTTTGGAGAATTTATCAAAGTTGATGGTTTCGGTAAGCATACATCTGCATTTGTAAATGCAGGCTCTTTATATTTGTCCCTCAATGTATTTTAAACATGCAAGgttagtttatatatttaacatttGTGCACACAAGAACATTTGCTTTATAACATGTTAAGTGTTGTAGGATTGTGTTAGAGAGACGGAATCTTAAACAGGCGGAACCATTCAAATGTGCGCTTGTTGTAGTAGGGAACCATGATAAAGAAGCATCGTTTGTTTTCAACGGAAGCATTGTCATCACAGATTTGAGAGGGTCGTTTGCTAAAAATAGGTTTTGCTCGTTTGCTCTGGATTTTATGTTGTAGTATGATCGTCGGTTACAGCAGCAGCTCCGAAGATGAAACTGAAAATTCCTCCAAAGATGACGGCTCGCCTCCTCAAAAAAGAGCAAAACCTGACTCTGAAACCAGGTTTGGTGCGTTTCATCGTGTGTGTACTGTTTCAATCCACGCTTTATTTGCTAGCCCAGTCCATCAGATTAACAGATCTTATTTAGTACAGTAAAACCACAGTGACCAGAAGTTCATCATTGCCTCACTACAATAAGAATAATTCAACCATGATATTTGTAAATGGCCATCAATCTGCCAAAAACACGCTTACTTCACACATAATAAAatagttcattttgtaagggaGGAACCTTTGGATGGTGTATCTGATAAGAGGAAAGCCATCATGACACCTCGTCTGCCCCTGCCTGAGTCTGTTAAGGAGATGTTTAAGGAATCAGAAGAGCAGTGGATTGACAACAGTAAAGATCATGGAGGAAGACTGCGCTCCTTCCAGCACCAGCGGGGCAACTGGGCCACATATGTGTACTTGCCATGTAAGCACTTTGTCAGGGTGTATTATTGCCTACCATCCTAACatgaaaacacacagaaaattTCATTTAATGGTTATAATGAGAGTTGTattagttttaaataggaaatctgacatttttcatgtttaagtgctctaattgggtccccagttcttgtatcaacctagaattttgaaatttggctccccctgtgatgtcagaaggggataataccaccccttaatctgcactatccaactatggcactgcaatttagtgcagaaatcagctcatttacatttaaaaggacacacccaaaacaacacatttttgctcacatttacaaagtagaaattttgagctagaacttcacttATGTACTCTGGGCACACCAAAGATTtctttgacatcttaaaatgcCCCCTTTAATGACAACTAGAATAGTCTCTGTTTGTCAATACTTGTAATGTGTTGGATTCTGTTGGTGGGACACCAATAGACACCATCAAATCCTACTGGAATAAGACACAAAACACACTACATAAAGGAATCTTGTAATGGTTTTTATGGTAAACAGCT is drawn from Misgurnus anguillicaudatus chromosome 6, ASM2758022v2, whole genome shotgun sequence and contains these coding sequences:
- the znf319b gene encoding uncharacterized protein znf319b — its product is MTEAWQQHSVAPPPVVHTIPPGADALGCAVYGIVLDTALQQQQSQQQQQQPQQHHGQQQHNQQQHPAQAQQPSLHVGNEGGHKCGACGHDISHLANPHEHQCMVSQDRSFQCTQCLKIFHQATDLLEHQCVQVEQKPFVCGVCKMGFSLLTSLAQHHNAHNSTNPMKCSICEKTYRPGSSGNATPTSSTSNAGQPANDEASSSGSAAVGTSGQPTFEPSQPEKPYKCSVCSKGFRHLSELTRHERVHTGEKPFKCETCDKSFSQSSHLAHHQRTHSSERPFKCAVCEKSFKHRSHLVRHMYAHSGEHLFKCNLCELHFKESSELLHHQCQPQGARPFRCATCGKGFKRPSDLRQHERTHSEERPFHCEDCQMSFKQQYALVRHRRTHKASADRPFKCNLCDKGFLQPSHLLYHQHVHGMDNLFKCASCGKGFSQSGELLRHKCGEASSTPTNPDKPYKCDVCGKAYKKATTLQRHQNSHCTEKPLKCSLCDRRFLSSSEFVQHRCDPSREKPLKCPDCEKRFKYSSEMQRHRRVHTGEKPYKCASCDKGFKQREHLAKHQSVHARDAQFKCVWCGERFADLGALQEHTVQHTAESGGYPVSSLIQ